In the Pogona vitticeps strain Pit_001003342236 chromosome 2, PviZW2.1, whole genome shotgun sequence genome, tgggggagGATGAGGTGGGGAGACACATGTgggcactcatgtgcatgtgcaaaaggGTGGGGTGCAGGCACATAGGCAAAGGGACGGGGGCTTGCACACATGCGTGAAGGGACTGTGCGGGGGGAGTGCGTGGGGAGGGAGagctgtctccatggcccagtccagcctaggccacagaccggcactgggccgtggactggGAGTCGGGGACCCCTGGTTTATCCTACATGATGTATTTCATATTTCTTCAGTTCTACATTTGTTTGACAATAAACGTCCTGTTCcaaatttaatttattataactTTGCAAAAATATCAGGTTTGCTTACAAAATAATAAATCTTTCTCAGAACAAAAATGACAGTCCTATGAACTTAAATAATAATGGTTTCTACGTGGTTTCATGTGGGCATGTAAACTTGTTCACTGATTCTGATCATCATCATTGCTGTACCAGGATTTATTACTATGATCTAATCAGAGGGCTTATTGATACTTTGATATAACACTTGTGAATTGATTTATTATTGTGAACTCCCCTGCATGTGTGTGCTGTAGTTAACTGCAAAGATTCTATCTATTCCCTCTTCAAAGTAATTTGTAACTGAATAAGCAGAATATGTTTTAGTTCAAGTAAAATAGGATAGCTTAATAAAGTGTTGTAtgttttttgatttttaaaatctaaggTTCCAGTGAATTGCAGAAATATAAACTAATAGCTTGAAAACATCAGTATTCTTACTTACACTAAAGATTGCTTAAGCCACTAAAGCTGTTATAAAGTTACCAAAGAAAGTTAAATAGGGCTGTaaatcttgtttttatttttgcaccaCTGAATTGTATTAGATTCCATGCAGCAAATTGTATTTGTAAAAAGTATCTTCTTTGAATTGTTGGTAACGGAACCCTCAGTGGCTATTGAACATGATAATGTTTAGTTTCCCAAAATGAttcaattaaaattattattattacagatacaATTAATGAAATCAGGATGCATTGATTATATATTGAACTGGATCTCAGTTGATTTGGTTTTCTCCTTTGTATCTCTTTAGTGTTGAGGGTGAAGCTCCTGGAAGTGAAACTGGTACATCATTGGACAGTCCGTCTACCTATCACCAAGGGACAATAACTCACAGTTCAGCTCTAAGTCCAGACCATTACGATCATTCTCCATACGGGCTGTATTCCATCTCTCCTGGGCAGCAAAGACCCCGGAGACCGAAGCTTCAGCACTCAACATCCATACTGAGAAAACAAGCAGAAGAAGAAGCGATAAAAAGATCGAGATCCCTTTCAGAAAGCTATGAACTCTCATCTGACTTGCAAGATAAGCAGGTATTTGAATGATGCATTTATAGGAATCAGGTTAGAGCTCATGTGTTAAACTCAAGGCCCACGGGCCAAATCCAGCCCGctgggccatttcatgtggccctcacagtgttgcctgctactgtgcagtatacagTACAATACGCAGGCACTTActtggtcacccataatgctccacaaggatgctgAGAATGCGCCCAGTGGGACTtttaatcccagcattccaagcagcgaagagtcagaaagtgataattgaatgaggaggattatatttaatatgataaagagtagacacatttatatagtcttacagatacaaccagccTTTGTATTTTGTAAATTGAATTTTACACATTtgggcacatgcatgaaggggtgggggaacactcacatgcatgcacaaagcagctgtggggaggataGTGCATTGGGGGGGCTGAGGCCATTGACTGGCACTGGgttgcggaccaggggttgacgacctctgctttaAAGCATAGTAGAAAATATATGCAACATTTGATAGAAACCATTAAATATAATTATACGTTTAGGATTAAATGACCTTGAATCGTTTTTAAATGCTTGAATTGTTTGAGCTTAAAAGTAAGCTTCACAGACATATTTTTGAAGCCAGTAAAAGTTAGCTACTGCATGATGTTCTAAAATGGAATTTGTTGAATGCAAACCTCATTTTTACTTATAATTTTCTTATCTCAATTGTATTactgttttatttgtatttaaaaaCTGCATTGATGGAAATAATTAGCACTGTATCAGGTAACATAACCAAGAATTTTTATGATTTAAATGTGCACTAAATTCTTGATAGAAAAAATAGAATATTGGCTAGTTTGGGTTGTAATAAATGTTGTTAAATCTCACTGTGAAATAGGAAAGTTCTGTCCCAGGAAAACCTGAGAACCCCCTTCCTCTCGCTCTTCCGTCATCAGGCAACGACCTTCCTTTTCAGTCAGGCTTTTAAGCCACAAGTGTGTCATTAATACATTGTTTATTAACTTTAAATGTTTcttaacatgtttttaaattatttctaattttGGTTCTAATCTCGATATACATAGATTTCTTAAAAATATTGTTCTTATATGATGTTTTAAAACTGCTTATTGTTTTACAGTTTTAGTTGTTGGGAGCTGCTTTGGatctcctgtggggagaaaggcggcatattaattcaatcaatcaatcaatcaatcaatcaatcaatcaatcaatcaataagtgcAGTTGGATAAGTAATTTCCATTGTAATATGTACCAGAATTCAGTGATGTATTTCCACTGGATTCTACTACTTAACTGTGATCCCCTCCCCCTATGCAGCCTCCAGTGCACCCTAAAAACCTGTTGTGAAGGGTTGAGAAACCCTCTAAAGTAGTTTTTTTGTGTCATAGAGGGCTTTATcagcatggaaagaaaaagaaaggcccAGTTCTGCTGATATTAGATATACTGCTGTATCTAGGCCATGGTCATTATATACTGAATATATTTTCAATGCAGAAATCTTTCTGGATCTTAGATtcctatatttttctgtgttaaTTTGCAACTCTAATCACAGTATCATACCAAAGTGGCATGTAGTTAAGCCCTAGAGTGTTATAAAGCATGTCTATCTTCTTTCTAGGTTGAAATGCTAGAACGGAAATATGGAGGCCGTCTCATAACTAGACATGCTGCTCGTACCATACAGACTGCCTTCCGCCAGTATCAGATGAACAAGAACTTTGAGCGGCTTAGGAGTTCTATGTCTGAAAATCGTATGTCAAGACGCATTGTGCTGTCCAATATGAGAATGCAGTTTTCGTTTGAAGGACCTGAAAAAGTCCACAGTTCCTACTTTGAAGGAAAACAAGTTTCTGTTACAAATGATGGCTCAAAAATAGGAGCCCTTGTCCAATCTGAATGTAGTGACCTGGGTGAGTCGGCTGCTATGAAATCTCCAGCAGCATCCACTGACTTTGCTGATGCCATAACAGAGCTTGAGGATGCTTTCTCAAGACAAGTAAAGTCTCTTGCAGAGTCAATAGATGATGCGTTAAATTGTCGTAGCCTGCATTCTGACGAGGTGCAAATAGCTGATCAAGTCCGAGGTCGTGAATTAGAGAGGGACAGTTGTGGTCAAACTAAACCAACAAGCCATAATGTGGATCACAGGAAGCTGGATGAAATGACTGCCTCGTATAGTGATGTTACCTTATATATTGATGAGGAAGAACTCTCCCCACCACTTCCCCTTTCCCAGTCTGTAGATAGGCCATCAAGCACAGAATCTGACCTAAGGCTTCGGTCAGTGAACCCATCTCAAGAATATTGGTCTATGGCACACAAAGATCATAAGATGGATACTGACACCAGTTGCAGGAGTACCCCTTCGTTAGAATCCCAGGAGCAGCGGATGAGGATGGATCATCTGCCTTTGTTAACCATAGAACCACCAAGTGACAGTTCAGTGGATTTAAGTGATCGTTCGGAGAGAGGATCCTTAAAGAGGCAGAATGCGTATGACCGAGGAGTTACTAGTCAACAAGGAAGCCCAAAACACATCTCACATGGCATCCCAACCAAGATAATATCCCGAGAAGACCCGGAGACTAGGCATAGACCAAGGCCCATCGATAGCCACTTAGCCATTAATGGCACAGCAAACAGGCAAAGCAAATCTGAATCCGACTACTCTGATGGTGATAACGACAGCATCAATAGCACTTCCAACTCCAATGACACaataaactgcagctcagaaTCTTCTTCTCGAGACAGCCTAAGGGAACAAACCTTGAGCAAGCAAACATACCACAAAGAGACTCGCAATAGCTGGGATTCTCCTGCCTTCAGTAATGATGTCATCAGGAAACGTCACTACAGGATTGGACTGAACCTTTTTAATAAGTGAGTGCAGTGCTTTTTCTAACATTCTTTTTTGTTTACTGGTGCATTCTtgtggggtttttccccctttactAAGTAAATTATTCCAAATTGTGGAATGACTAGAATTATTTGCAGCTGTGAGGGTTAGAACATGTATTGTGTATATACACTTGTCTTTTTGCTTATTACTTTTTTCTCTCCCTATCTTTCCTTCCATCCAGCAACGTATGTATTACTGGTTAAATCTCATGGTATATATCTTTTTGAGAAACAAAGCTTCTTTTTCCTTTAGAGAAAATataaaagagatgaaaaagaaaattcaagaaAACTATGGAAAATAGTAATAATGAAACTGAAAAATtgaaaaggacaggttacttttCTCTCACTACCACTACTCATTCCAGCTTTTATATTCCCTATATCACATGAAAAATAATTGTCATcagtgattgttgtgggtttttcgggctctttggccatgttctgagggttgttcttcctaacgtttcgccagtctctgtggccggcatcttcagaggacagcacaaccttcagaacatggccaaagaccccgaaaaacccacaacaaccattagatcctggctgtgaaagccttcgcgaataaattgtCATCAAAATTGGTATTTTGAAAATTATCAGCACTTACTCCTTTACCATGGTTTATAATTGTAATTGGAATAAGAAGTTTCCAAACTGGCTTTTATAATAAGTTTTCAGATGTAACTGACatggctttctttttttattttttggtaccGAAATATCAGAAAACTTACAATCTACATATTAATCATAGTTGTTTTAGGCCACCACTTAAACctggaatttattttttattattttttttaaagtagtgttTGGTCTAAGCTGGCATTTCAGGCAGAGGAGTGGTCCTTTTCAGAATATTTCTTTCACGCCATGCATCCATTTAATACAAAGTATAAGTTGATTGGGTAGCTTGGGGAAATGAAACACCAAGTTCCAGAGCCAGGGGTCTGTGAAACTTGCTGTATGAATTTTATTAGTTTATTCACTTTTCCCAGTTCAGCTTTCTTGTCTGGTTGGTTTCCTCATTCCTTAGAAGCATATTGAATCACCCAAATTCCATGAATGGTATGAACTATAATGATGACATTGTTCAATTGGTTTGGTGTTCTTTgttgttctgtctgtctgtctgtctgtctgtctgtctgtctgtctgtctgtctgtctgtctgtctgcaaagtactttttaaaagagtTCTCGGTATTTTCACAATAGCCAGGATTCGATTAAAATGAGCCATCTCTGACCAagaacacttttttcctgttcaatGAATCTAcattagtggttgttgtgggtttttcgggcttcttggccgtgttctgaaggtgcagaaccttcagaacacggccaagaagcccgaaaaacccacaacaaccattaaatcccggccgtgaaagccttcgcgaatacaatgtaCACTAGACTCCTGCATCAGAAAAGCATGTTCTTGATTCAGCCAAATTTAGCAAGTGTCAGATACAACTGCCTCTAAAAATAAATCTTTACCCTGTTACTATGATCTCTTTCTGATACATGTATATTAAAATTTTGGCTACCTGAGATACTAAGAACTACACTAAGAACAAATGAGCATCTGCAGTTAAGAAATCTCAGAGCAACTTCATTTACAGTTTAGTCAGCATTTAGGGATGAGTAAGGAAAAACAAAGAGTAGCAGTGATGCAAGGAGCAATATTTCTTGGGAAGTAGTAATCATGTCCGTCTCTGCCAAAGCAGAAAGTCCTGTAAGATGTCAGGAAACAAGAAAGGATGTGTGTAGGCGTTTGACCGCTTGCTGCTTATCATGTGAATGATCAGTTTACCTGCTAATTCTGTAATACCTAATACTTTAAGCACTGTCAATTTTGTTTTCACAAGGTAATGTTTTACAAATGACAAGGACATAAAATACTGTTTTTTCTCAGTATTTTCCTAGACATAacttggtatgtgtgtgtgtgtaaaagagtgTAAGAAAgacatagtggccaaaatcctgttacttaggataagccaaattgtaacttttgATCCTTCTTCCCTGATAAATTATCCCCACTGTGACTCTCGGGTGCATACATATGCTGGCTCAATGTATATGCACCCCCTCCCCTAGAATATCAGAGAGGACACTTTGTT is a window encoding:
- the IQSEC1 gene encoding IQ motif and SEC7 domain-containing protein 1 isoform X28, which encodes MACRRCHFVEGEAPGSETGTSLDSPSTYHQGTITHSSALSPDHYDHSPYGLYSISPGQQRPRRPKLQHSTSILRKQAEEEAIKRSRSLSESYELSSDLQDKQVEMLERKYGGRLITRHAARTIQTAFRQYQMNKNFERLRSSMSENRMSRRIVLSNMRMQFSFEGPEKVHSSYFEGKQVSVTNDGSKIGALVQSECSDLGESAAMKSPAASTDFADAITELEDAFSRQVKSLAESIDDALNCRSLHSDEVQIADQVRGRELERDSCGQTKPTSHNVDHRKLDEMTASYSDVTLYIDEEELSPPLPLSQSVDRPSSTESDLRLRSVNPSQEYWSMAHKDHKMDTDTSCRSTPSLESQEQRMRMDHLPLLTIEPPSDSSVDLSDRSERGSLKRQNAYDRGVTSQQGSPKHISHGIPTKIISREDPETRHRPRPIDSHLAINGTANRQSKSESDYSDGDNDSINSTSNSNDTINCSSESSSRDSLREQTLSKQTYHKETRNSWDSPAFSNDVIRKRHYRIGLNLFNKKPEKGIQYLIERGFVPDTPVGVAHFLLQRKGLSRQMIGEFLGNRQKQFNRDVLDCVVDEMDFSAMELDEALRKFQAHIRVQGEAQKVERLIEAFSQRYCICNPGVVRQFRNPDTIFILAFAIILLNTDMYSPNVKPERKMKLEDFVKNLRGVDDGEDIPREMLIGIYERIRKRELKTNEDHVSQVQKVEKLIVGKKPIGSLHHGLGCVLSLPHRRLVCYCRLFEVPDPNKPQKLGLHQREIFLFNDLLVVTKIFQKKKNSVTYSFRQSFSLYGMQVLLFENQYYPNGIRLTSAVPGADIKVLINFNAPNPQDRKKFTDDLRESIAEVQEMEKHRIESELEKQKGVVRPSMSQCSSLKKESGNGTLNRACLDDSYATGEGLKRSALSSSLRDLSEAVSAF
- the IQSEC1 gene encoding IQ motif and SEC7 domain-containing protein 1 isoform X26, with the translated sequence MACRRCHLTSLETRSSLSTDPLSVEGEAPGSETGTSLDSPSTYHQGTITHSSALSPDHYDHSPYGLYSISPGQQRPRRPKLQHSTSILRKQAEEEAIKRSRSLSESYELSSDLQDKQVEMLERKYGGRLITRHAARTIQTAFRQYQMNKNFERLRSSMSENRMSRRIVLSNMRMQFSFEGPEKVHSSYFEGKQVSVTNDGSKIGALVQSECSDLGESAAMKSPAASTDFADAITELEDAFSRQVKSLAESIDDALNCRSLHSDEVQIADQVRGRELERDSCGQTKPTSHNVDHRKLDEMTASYSDVTLYIDEEELSPPLPLSQSVDRPSSTESDLRLRSVNPSQEYWSMAHKDHKMDTDTSCRSTPSLESQEQRMRMDHLPLLTIEPPSDSSVDLSDRSERGSLKRQNAYDRGVTSQQGSPKHISHGIPTKIISREDPETRHRPRPIDSHLAINGTANRQSKSESDYSDGDNDSINSTSNSNDTINCSSESSSRDSLREQTLSKQTYHKETRNSWDSPAFSNDVIRKRHYRIGLNLFNKKPEKGIQYLIERGFVPDTPVGVAHFLLQRKGLSRQMIGEFLGNRQKQFNRDVLDCVVDEMDFSAMELDEALRKFQAHIRVQGEAQKVERLIEAFSQRYCICNPGVVRQFRNPDTIFILAFAIILLNTDMYSPNVKPERKMKLEDFVKNLRGVDDGEDIPREMLIGIYERIRKRELKTNEDHVSQVQKVEKLIVGKKPIGSLHHGLGCVLSLPHRRLVCYCRLFEVPDPNKPQKLGLHQREIFLFNDLLVVTKIFQKKKNSVTYSFRQSFSLYGMQVLLFENQYYPNGIRLTSAVPGADIKVLINFNAPNPQDRKKFTDDLRESIAEVQEMEKHRIESELEKQKGVVRPSMSQCSSLKKESGNGTLNRACLDDSYATGEGLKRSALSSSLRDLSEAVSAF
- the IQSEC1 gene encoding IQ motif and SEC7 domain-containing protein 1 isoform X25 gives rise to the protein MKGDGSAMWNLMWKYCISVRTISVEGEAPGSETGTSLDSPSTYHQGTITHSSALSPDHYDHSPYGLYSISPGQQRPRRPKLQHSTSILRKQAEEEAIKRSRSLSESYELSSDLQDKQVEMLERKYGGRLITRHAARTIQTAFRQYQMNKNFERLRSSMSENRMSRRIVLSNMRMQFSFEGPEKVHSSYFEGKQVSVTNDGSKIGALVQSECSDLGESAAMKSPAASTDFADAITELEDAFSRQVKSLAESIDDALNCRSLHSDEVQIADQVRGRELERDSCGQTKPTSHNVDHRKLDEMTASYSDVTLYIDEEELSPPLPLSQSVDRPSSTESDLRLRSVNPSQEYWSMAHKDHKMDTDTSCRSTPSLESQEQRMRMDHLPLLTIEPPSDSSVDLSDRSERGSLKRQNAYDRGVTSQQGSPKHISHGIPTKIISREDPETRHRPRPIDSHLAINGTANRQSKSESDYSDGDNDSINSTSNSNDTINCSSESSSRDSLREQTLSKQTYHKETRNSWDSPAFSNDVIRKRHYRIGLNLFNKKPEKGIQYLIERGFVPDTPVGVAHFLLQRKGLSRQMIGEFLGNRQKQFNRDVLDCVVDEMDFSAMELDEALRKFQAHIRVQGEAQKVERLIEAFSQRYCICNPGVVRQFRNPDTIFILAFAIILLNTDMYSPNVKPERKMKLEDFVKNLRGVDDGEDIPREMLIGIYERIRKRELKTNEDHVSQVQKVEKLIVGKKPIGSLHHGLGCVLSLPHRRLVCYCRLFEVPDPNKPQKLGLHQREIFLFNDLLVVTKIFQKKKNSVTYSFRQSFSLYGMQVLLFENQYYPNGIRLTSAVPGADIKVLINFNAPNPQDRKKFTDDLRESIAEVQEMEKHRIESELEKQKGVVRPSMSQCSSLKKESGNGTLNRACLDDSYATGEGLKRSALSSSLRDLSEAGVHH
- the IQSEC1 gene encoding IQ motif and SEC7 domain-containing protein 1 isoform X29; the protein is MSVEGEAPGSETGTSLDSPSTYHQGTITHSSALSPDHYDHSPYGLYSISPGQQRPRRPKLQHSTSILRKQAEEEAIKRSRSLSESYELSSDLQDKQVEMLERKYGGRLITRHAARTIQTAFRQYQMNKNFERLRSSMSENRMSRRIVLSNMRMQFSFEGPEKVHSSYFEGKQVSVTNDGSKIGALVQSECSDLGESAAMKSPAASTDFADAITELEDAFSRQVKSLAESIDDALNCRSLHSDEVQIADQVRGRELERDSCGQTKPTSHNVDHRKLDEMTASYSDVTLYIDEEELSPPLPLSQSVDRPSSTESDLRLRSVNPSQEYWSMAHKDHKMDTDTSCRSTPSLESQEQRMRMDHLPLLTIEPPSDSSVDLSDRSERGSLKRQNAYDRGVTSQQGSPKHISHGIPTKIISREDPETRHRPRPIDSHLAINGTANRQSKSESDYSDGDNDSINSTSNSNDTINCSSESSSRDSLREQTLSKQTYHKETRNSWDSPAFSNDVIRKRHYRIGLNLFNKKPEKGIQYLIERGFVPDTPVGVAHFLLQRKGLSRQMIGEFLGNRQKQFNRDVLDCVVDEMDFSAMELDEALRKFQAHIRVQGEAQKVERLIEAFSQRYCICNPGVVRQFRNPDTIFILAFAIILLNTDMYSPNVKPERKMKLEDFVKNLRGVDDGEDIPREMLIGIYERIRKRELKTNEDHVSQVQKVEKLIVGKKPIGSLHHGLGCVLSLPHRRLVCYCRLFEVPDPNKPQKLGLHQREIFLFNDLLVVTKIFQKKKNSVTYSFRQSFSLYGMQVLLFENQYYPNGIRLTSAVPGADIKVLINFNAPNPQDRKKFTDDLRESIAEVQEMEKHRIESELEKQKGVVRPSMSQCSSLKKESGNGTLNRACLDDSYATGEGLKRSALSSSLRDLSEAGVHH
- the IQSEC1 gene encoding IQ motif and SEC7 domain-containing protein 1 isoform X22; amino-acid sequence: MLKLKAFCLDYWQFLCLQPLHGFYKSVEGEAPGSETGTSLDSPSTYHQGTITHSSALSPDHYDHSPYGLYSISPGQQRPRRPKLQHSTSILRKQAEEEAIKRSRSLSESYELSSDLQDKQVEMLERKYGGRLITRHAARTIQTAFRQYQMNKNFERLRSSMSENRMSRRIVLSNMRMQFSFEGPEKVHSSYFEGKQVSVTNDGSKIGALVQSECSDLGESAAMKSPAASTDFADAITELEDAFSRQVKSLAESIDDALNCRSLHSDEVQIADQVRGRELERDSCGQTKPTSHNVDHRKLDEMTASYSDVTLYIDEEELSPPLPLSQSVDRPSSTESDLRLRSVNPSQEYWSMAHKDHKMDTDTSCRSTPSLESQEQRMRMDHLPLLTIEPPSDSSVDLSDRSERGSLKRQNAYDRGVTSQQGSPKHISHGIPTKIISREDPETRHRPRPIDSHLAINGTANRQSKSESDYSDGDNDSINSTSNSNDTINCSSESSSRDSLREQTLSKQTYHKETRNSWDSPAFSNDVIRKRHYRIGLNLFNKKPEKGIQYLIERGFVPDTPVGVAHFLLQRKGLSRQMIGEFLGNRQKQFNRDVLDCVVDEMDFSAMELDEALRKFQAHIRVQGEAQKVERLIEAFSQRYCICNPGVVRQFRNPDTIFILAFAIILLNTDMYSPNVKPERKMKLEDFVKNLRGVDDGEDIPREMLIGIYERIRKRELKTNEDHVSQVQKVEKLIVGKKPIGSLHHGLGCVLSLPHRRLVCYCRLFEVPDPNKPQKLGLHQREIFLFNDLLVVTKIFQKKKNSVTYSFRQSFSLYGMQVLLFENQYYPNGIRLTSAVPGADIKVLINFNAPNPQDRKKFTDDLRESIAEVQEMEKHRIESELEKQKGVVRPSMSQCSSLKKESGNGTLNRACLDDSYATGEGLKRSALSSSLRDLSEAGVHH
- the IQSEC1 gene encoding IQ motif and SEC7 domain-containing protein 1 isoform X27 — its product is MACRRCHFVEGEAPGSETGTSLDSPSTYHQGTITHSSALSPDHYDHSPYGLYSISPGQQRPRRPKLQHSTSILRKQAEEEAIKRSRSLSESYELSSDLQDKQVEMLERKYGGRLITRHAARTIQTAFRQYQMNKNFERLRSSMSENRMSRRIVLSNMRMQFSFEGPEKVHSSYFEGKQVSVTNDGSKIGALVQSECSDLGESAAMKSPAASTDFADAITELEDAFSRQVKSLAESIDDALNCRSLHSDEVQIADQVRGRELERDSCGQTKPTSHNVDHRKLDEMTASYSDVTLYIDEEELSPPLPLSQSVDRPSSTESDLRLRSVNPSQEYWSMAHKDHKMDTDTSCRSTPSLESQEQRMRMDHLPLLTIEPPSDSSVDLSDRSERGSLKRQNAYDRGVTSQQGSPKHISHGIPTKIISREDPETRHRPRPIDSHLAINGTANRQSKSESDYSDGDNDSINSTSNSNDTINCSSESSSRDSLREQTLSKQTYHKETRNSWDSPAFSNDVIRKRHYRIGLNLFNKKPEKGIQYLIERGFVPDTPVGVAHFLLQRKGLSRQMIGEFLGNRQKQFNRDVLDCVVDEMDFSAMELDEALRKFQAHIRVQGEAQKVERLIEAFSQRYCICNPGVVRQFRNPDTIFILAFAIILLNTDMYSPNVKPERKMKLEDFVKNLRGVDDGEDIPREMLIGIYERIRKRELKTNEDHVSQVQKVEKLIVGKKPIGSLHHGLGCVLSLPHRRLVCYCRLFEVPDPNKPQKLGLHQREIFLFNDLLVVTKIFQKKKNSVTYSFRQSFSLYGMQVLLFENQYYPNGIRLTSAVPGADIKVLINFNAPNPQDRKKFTDDLRESIAEVQEMEKHRIESELEKQKGVVRPSMSQCSSLKKESGNGTLNRACLDDSYATGEGLKRSALSSSLRDLSEAGVHH
- the IQSEC1 gene encoding IQ motif and SEC7 domain-containing protein 1 isoform X23 — its product is MLKLKAFCLDYWQFLCLQPLHGFYKSVEGEAPGSETGTSLDSPSTYHQGTITHSSALSPDHYDHSPYGLYSISPGQQRPRRPKLQHSTSILRKQAEEEAIKRSRSLSESYELSSDLQDKQVEMLERKYGGRLITRHAARTIQTAFRQYQMNKNFERLRSSMSENRMSRRIVLSNMRMQFSFEGPEKVHSSYFEGKQVSVTNDGSKIGALVQSECSDLGESAAMKSPAASTDFADAITELEDAFSRQVKSLAESIDDALNCRSLHSDEVQIADQVRGRELERDSCGQTKPTSHNVDHRKLDEMTASYSDVTLYIDEEELSPPLPLSQSVDRPSSTESDLRLRSVNPSQEYWSMAHKDHKMDTDTSCRSTPSLESQEQRMRMDHLPLLTIEPPSDSSVDLSDRSERGSLKRQNAYDRGVTSQQGSPKHISHGIPTKIISREDPETRHRPRPIDSHLAINGTANRQSKSESDYSDGDNDSINSTSNSNDTINCSSESSSRDSLREQTLSKQTYHKETRNSWDSPAFSNDVIRKRHYRIGLNLFNKKPEKGIQYLIERGFVPDTPVGVAHFLLQRKGLSRQMIGEFLGNRQKQFNRDVLDCVVDEMDFSAMELDEALRKFQAHIRVQGEAQKVERLIEAFSQRYCICNPGVVRQFRNPDTIFILAFAIILLNTDMYSPNVKPERKMKLEDFVKNLRGVDDGEDIPREMLIGIYERIRKRELKTNEDHVSQVQKVEKLIVGKKPIGSLHHGLGCVLSLPHRRLVCYCRLFEVPDPNKPQKLGLHQREIFLFNDLLVVTKIFQKKKNSVTYSFRQSFSLYGMQVLLFENQYYPNGIRLTSAVPGADIKVLINFNAPNPQDRKKFTDDLRESIAEVQEMEKHRIESELEKQKGVVRPSMSQCSSLKKESGNGTLNRACLDDSYATGEGLKRSALSSSLRDLSEAVSAF
- the IQSEC1 gene encoding IQ motif and SEC7 domain-containing protein 1 isoform X21: MACRRCHFVEGEAPGSETGTSLDSPSTYHQGTITHSSALSPDHYDHSPYGLYSISPGQQRPRRPKLQHSTSILRKQAEEEAIKRSRSLSESYELSSDLQDKQVEMLERKYGGRLITRHAARTIQTAFRQYQMNKNFERLRSSMSENRMSRRIVLSNMRMQFSFEGPEKVHSSYFEGKQVSVTNDGSKIGALVQSECSDLGESAAMKSPAASTDFADAITELEDAFSRQVKSLAESIDDALNCRSLHSDEVQIADQVRGRELERDSCGQTKPTSHNVDHRKLDEMTASYSDVTLYIDEEELSPPLPLSQSVDRPSSTESDLRLRSVNPSQEYWSMAHKDHKMDTDTSCRSTPSLESQEQRMRMDHLPLLTIEPPSDSSVDLSDRSERGSLKRQNAYDRGVTSQQGSPKHISHGIPTKIISREDPETRHRPRPIDSHLAINGTANRQSKSESDYSDGDNDSINSTSNSNDTINCSSESSSRDSLREQTLSKQTYHKETRNSWDSPAFSNDVIRKRHYRIGLNLFNKKPEKGIQYLIERGFVPDTPVGVAHFLLQRKGLSRQMIGEFLGNRQKQFNRDVLDCVVDEMDFSAMELDEALRKFQAHIRVQGEAQKVERLIEAFSQRYCICNPGVVRQFRNPDTIFILAFAIILLNTDMYSPNVKPERKMKLEDFVKNLRGVDDGEDIPREMLIGIYERIRKRELKTNEDHVSQVQKVEKLIVGKKPIGSLHHGLGCVLSLPHRRLVCYCRLFEVPDPNKPQKLGLHQREIFLFNDLLVVTKIFQKKKNSVTYSFRQSFSLYGMQVLLFENQYYPNGIRLTSAVPGADIKVLINFNAPNPQDRKKFTDDLRESIAEVQEMEKHRIESELEKQKGVVRPSMSQCSSLKKESGNGTLNRACLDDSYATGEGLKRSALSSSLRDLSEAGKRGRRSSAGSLDSNMEFQHFEPPQSQGLYI